In one Deltaproteobacteria bacterium genomic region, the following are encoded:
- a CDS encoding zinc-binding dehydrogenase, with the protein MRQLIQSVRTGETRVAELPAPQAQASTALIQTVVSLVSAGTERMVVEFANKGLVAKARSRPDLVRQVFDKAKREGILSTLEAVRNRLDQPMALGYSSAGTVLAVGRDMEDFAVGDRVACAGGGYASHAEVVNIPKNLLVKLPDPVDFEAAAFATLGAIALQGIRLAEVKLGEVVAVIGLGLLGQLTVQMLKAAGCIVVGMDIKSQRADLAQQFGADAVAITAEQCQAMCTRLSGGQGADAVLITADTKENAPVELAGDLARDKGVVVAVGAVGMTIPRKVYFEKELDFRISRSYGPGRYDAEYEEKGHDYPIGYVRWTENRNIQAFVRLLAEGKVNVKPLITHRIAIEQAPQAYDVVLGKTGEPFMGVLLTYPEQPDLARRVVLRDTQPLSERHNPTADKVTIGVLGAGNYATATLLPAMQNLPGLTLAGVCTATGMTSRTVGEKFGFAFCTTAEEELFTNPEVNTIVITTRHHLHARQVVTALEAGKRVFCEKPLCLTAEELQTVAQAYAEQQNPFVMVGFNRRFAPMAQQLKSFVATLQEPLALHYRINAGYIPLEHWVHDPEQGGGRIIGEVCHFVDLLSFLSGSLPVQVYANALSNGGRYCNDNVMITLTFANGSVGTITYVANGDKAFPKERVEVFGGDAVAVLDDFRSLELVRHGNRQVHKARLRQDKGHRGEWEAIVAAIQKGAPEPIPFTESVVVTRATFAIVESLRTGKAVKIDA; encoded by the coding sequence GTCAGGTGTTTGATAAAGCCAAACGAGAAGGCATCCTGAGTACACTGGAGGCGGTCCGCAATCGCCTCGACCAACCGATGGCCCTTGGGTATAGCAGTGCGGGAACTGTTCTTGCTGTTGGTAGAGATATGGAAGACTTTGCTGTGGGAGACCGCGTGGCATGTGCCGGTGGCGGGTATGCCTCACATGCCGAAGTCGTCAACATCCCGAAGAACCTGCTTGTCAAACTGCCTGACCCTGTCGACTTCGAAGCCGCAGCCTTTGCGACACTTGGCGCCATTGCGCTGCAAGGCATTCGCTTAGCTGAGGTCAAGCTTGGCGAAGTGGTCGCAGTCATCGGCTTGGGTTTGCTTGGCCAACTGACCGTGCAGATGCTGAAAGCGGCGGGATGCATTGTGGTCGGGATGGATATCAAATCGCAGCGAGCTGATCTCGCGCAGCAGTTCGGTGCAGATGCCGTTGCGATTACCGCAGAACAGTGCCAGGCCATGTGCACGCGACTCTCTGGTGGGCAGGGGGCGGATGCTGTGTTGATTACTGCAGATACCAAAGAAAATGCGCCAGTTGAACTCGCTGGCGATCTCGCACGAGACAAAGGGGTCGTGGTTGCCGTGGGTGCGGTGGGGATGACGATCCCGCGAAAAGTGTACTTCGAGAAAGAACTCGACTTCCGCATCTCTCGTTCCTATGGTCCGGGCCGCTATGACGCAGAGTATGAAGAGAAGGGACATGACTATCCGATCGGCTACGTGCGATGGACAGAGAATCGCAACATTCAGGCCTTCGTGCGCTTGTTAGCTGAAGGTAAAGTCAATGTGAAGCCGCTCATTACTCATCGCATTGCGATCGAACAAGCGCCGCAAGCGTACGATGTGGTGCTGGGGAAAACTGGCGAGCCGTTCATGGGCGTCCTCTTGACGTATCCTGAACAGCCAGATTTAGCACGCCGCGTAGTACTACGAGACACTCAGCCGTTGTCCGAACGACACAACCCAACCGCCGACAAGGTCACTATTGGTGTTCTTGGTGCGGGAAATTATGCAACTGCCACACTGCTTCCCGCTATGCAGAATCTTCCCGGACTGACACTCGCGGGTGTGTGCACGGCCACAGGGATGACCAGCCGCACGGTTGGCGAGAAATTCGGCTTTGCGTTTTGCACGACTGCCGAAGAGGAACTCTTCACCAACCCAGAGGTCAACACCATCGTCATTACGACGCGTCATCATCTCCATGCACGACAAGTGGTAACGGCACTGGAAGCAGGGAAGCGGGTGTTTTGTGAGAAGCCACTTTGCCTGACAGCAGAGGAATTACAAACAGTAGCGCAAGCCTATGCCGAGCAGCAGAACCCTTTTGTGATGGTGGGATTCAATCGTCGCTTTGCGCCGATGGCGCAACAGTTGAAGAGCTTTGTTGCGACTCTACAGGAACCGCTGGCTTTGCACTACCGGATCAATGCGGGGTACATTCCATTGGAACATTGGGTCCACGACCCTGAGCAAGGTGGTGGCCGCATCATCGGTGAGGTCTGTCACTTTGTCGATTTGCTGTCGTTCTTGAGCGGATCACTTCCGGTGCAGGTCTATGCGAATGCCCTGTCGAATGGTGGCCGTTACTGTAACGATAACGTCATGATCACGCTGACGTTTGCTAATGGATCAGTGGGAACGATTACCTATGTTGCCAATGGTGACAAGGCCTTTCCCAAAGAGCGGGTCGAAGTTTTTGGCGGTGATGCGGTCGCGGTCCTTGATGACTTCCGGAGCCTCGAACTGGTTCGTCATGGGAACCGACAGGTGCATAAGGCGCGATTGCGGCAGGACAAAGGCCATCGCGGCGAGTGGGAAGCGATCGTGGCTGCGATACAAAAGGGTGCTCCAGAACCGATTCCCTTCACCGAGAGTGTCGTGGTCACGCGGGCAACATTCGCCATTGTCGAATCGCTACGGACAGGGAAAGCCGTCAAGATCGACGCGTAG
- a CDS encoding DUF4838 domain-containing protein, which yields MLTRRSVLKLGGLLALQQACSVRPQPPTEEMSSFRLFEQGKWHAVICCAVQASAQVRTAATLLARYCQQCTGVPIAAVAKPSAEQVCIQIGAGVGEPPASEVLRGLDADGFVIDFPDNRTVRILGVTDWGTEFGVYEFLERYLGVRWLLPGPQGEYVPQLQTLTLMPELVRQQPVFTSRLLSGLRGEEQVTWARRQRQHGRIEFHDNLRNLFPPEQYTKTHPHFFPLRDGKRYLPPTNTSPAWQPCFSAHGLVDEAVKNICAYFARHPNATSYSLAVNDGHGYCECDLCTGGDEKRRNALGLVDASRAYFA from the coding sequence ATGCTCACACGGCGATCTGTCTTGAAACTCGGAGGCTTGCTGGCCTTGCAACAAGCGTGCAGCGTACGCCCCCAGCCGCCTACCGAAGAGATGTCGTCGTTCCGTTTATTTGAACAAGGCAAGTGGCATGCGGTGATATGTTGTGCAGTGCAGGCGAGTGCTCAAGTTCGAACCGCAGCGACATTGTTGGCGCGTTACTGCCAGCAGTGCACTGGCGTGCCGATTGCCGCGGTAGCGAAGCCGTCCGCAGAGCAGGTGTGTATACAGATCGGAGCAGGTGTGGGCGAGCCGCCAGCGAGCGAGGTGCTCCGTGGTCTCGACGCCGACGGTTTTGTCATCGACTTTCCTGATAACCGAACAGTACGAATTCTTGGCGTGACAGATTGGGGCACCGAGTTCGGGGTCTACGAGTTCCTTGAGCGCTATCTTGGCGTACGCTGGTTGTTACCGGGACCACAAGGCGAGTATGTGCCACAACTTCAGACGCTTACGCTGATGCCTGAACTCGTACGCCAGCAGCCGGTCTTTACTTCACGACTCCTCAGCGGTTTGCGTGGTGAGGAACAAGTGACTTGGGCTCGACGGCAACGCCAGCATGGGCGGATCGAGTTTCATGACAATCTCCGCAACCTCTTCCCGCCCGAGCAGTATACCAAGACGCATCCACACTTTTTTCCTCTACGCGACGGGAAACGCTATCTGCCGCCGACGAATACCTCGCCGGCATGGCAACCTTGTTTTTCGGCTCATGGTCTTGTCGATGAAGCCGTCAAGAATATCTGTGCCTACTTTGCACGACATCCAAACGCAACGTCATATTCACTTGCTGTGAATGATGGACATGGATATTGCGAATGCGATCTGTGCACAGGGGGAGACGAGAAACGACGCAACGCTCTCGGACTCGTTGACGCGTCACGCGCATACTTTGCCTGA